DNA sequence from the Parambassis ranga chromosome 1, fParRan2.1, whole genome shotgun sequence genome:
AGTAAACATTTAATTATACATGGaggataaataaaacaaagtaatgTGTCATGTTACATTAGATAAACGGATCATTATGTCTATTCTTCATGCTGGTCTGCCATTTTCCTTTTGTGCAATGATAACAATTATATAAATGATCGATTAACGTTTATGTTTATTACATTGTGGACTTCATCAAACAAGTTTCAACCTGCAGCTTAAACTTATAAACACATCAATGTGCACATTATGAATTCAATTGTTTTGACTTCTGCTGTTCCACACCAGGATCTGGCCTTGCTGTCTCATCCACTTCTTTGTGAATGCTTGTAAGGATGTGGAGCACTCCTGCCCCTCCTGTAACAACGTCATCCACATTCACAAACGCATGTTGTGAATGTGGAGCCCCACTGACAGCCTAACTGAGAAAACACAGAAGCTGACGCTCTATGTGCAAAAACATGCCTGTGTATTCATGTGTATAGAAATCATGATCTACCTGTATTTTAATGAACTGTATAAGTGGTATAAAACAAGACGTCCACCAATGTATTCTGCTCTTGTTAAAAAATCCAATGCAAAAGCAGATGGAGCAGACAGGTTGTGAGGCAGCATGTgcaccattttaaaatgttcccCTGGCAGTGAAATGAGATGTAAAAGGGGCCACACAAACTACAGTGACAGATGTAAATCACTCATTCTTCATGTGCCGGTCGTGTGCCAGCAGTGGcttgctgcacacacagcctaACACAACATGCCTCCTTTGTGAACTTCTTATGTcccatgtgtatgtgtggaggaGGAACCTGAAGTGGGATAAGGCTATAGGATTATGGGATGGACCATGCTTAACAAGGTCCTGTCAGCCTGTTGCCTTAGTAACCATTGGATTTACCCAGATTAGGAATGACGAGTTGAGTTAGTCAGCACTTCTCTGCACTGTTGTGTtcaacctttgtttttttttctttctgtcaagCCCACAACTAagcaaaataacacacaggTGCATTCACTAGACATCTAACTGAGAAGACATTAGGAAGAGAGTGGTAGGGTGGGTTTGTATGCACAATAAAAATGAATGGGATGTTCCTGAGTCCTCTACCAGTTATATCAACAAACAACTGTGTTTATACATTACTTTTGCTGGTCCTGAGAGACAGATCGCAGATGAAAAAGCGGCTGGCAGAGAAACATTTGTATCTACATATGTGTTTCCCGTGAAAAACATCAAGCTACATGGCCTGTCATATGTAGCATTACAAACATTAGCCACACAGGTGATTTATGAACACCAGTGGATAGATCTTACAATAGTGTGACAGATCCTGATTATTTTGGCTTAAATATATAATTTGAGCAAACATGTGACATAATAGTTTGAAAAGGTCTAGCATATGTCTCAATTGTGTATCCACTTTCCATGGAATTTCTTGGATTAATGAATAAAATAGCATTGACAATACCTGCAAAATGACTCCTTCATAtatagaaatataaaaacacagcatagCCAGGCTAAACATTCCTCCAGATTTGTAGTCTCTGTGCTGGTTGGTCTCATCTTTGATTATGTGTTTCTGTTCCACATAATATTAACAGTGTTTCAGCTCAACTTCTGACTAGAATGGAAATTGAGTTAGTGAATAAATTGAGAATAATTTGGCCCATTGAACATCACTCTATTCACTGCTGCCTACATGCATTTGAGGACTGAAATCCAGTTTAGACTGTGTAGACTGGCACAGCAGGGTGCAGGTGTGCCCTTCTTCTCTTacatctgtttgtctgtgagttTATTTGTGTACCACAAACCAGCTTTGGCTTGTTTGGCTTCAAACAGTGCCTGAGCTCACCAGAGTCTGTCATCACCAATCTCTCACACACTGATCCATACTGACTCGATTAGCTGCGGCTGTACAGTGGTCGCTCCTTGTCATGATTTCCCTCATGCTCTGTCCCTCTCCAACCCCACACGAAGGGGAGGCGATTAAAGGAAGACTTGGCTGAATCATGTCTTCCTGGCCATTATGTAACGCTCTCTAGTAGCATGGTcacatgtccacacagctcACCTGTGTGCAGATTGACCATCTGCCCTTCCTCATTCCAAATCCCATcgacacaaacatacagtgacACCTATCCACCTATGAAGAAACAGTCCAATCTGCTGATCAATGATGACTCTACAGTGCTTTTCCCACAGCTATGGAAGTGAGGAGGAATTGTGTAAGTGGGAAGAGAAAGACGTGGGAGCCTGCAGGCAGGAAATAACACAGAAATGCGCAAAGGAGTGACTAATGCTGGACTGATTGTGCGTTGACATGCTTATGTACTTATTTCCTATCTTCTTCCTGGTTAGACAGGTGCATCGGCAAATCATACTCCTCGTGTGTGGGTGAGCAGAAGTAAGCTGGGATTGTGTCTCCGTTGACACCTCCGCAGATTCAGTGTGAAGctgggcgagagagagagagagagagagagagacatgcagacagaatgaatagaaagaggaggacagagggagcaagagagaggcagagagtgagagagaagagTGAAAGGGACATGAAGATATATTtgactgtgtgggtgtgtgaagtATCAAGGCATGCATCATAATTGTGGATTCTTCTTGGAGCAGCTGGACAAGTCACTGCCTCAGCAGGACATTACTGGTCTTTCAAACTGTGTTATTTAGTACTTTAAAAACAGTGGGAGCTGAGAGTGCAGGCAGCGACATTTTCAAAGACAAAATGGAAACCgttttgtttctgcagcatcAAGGACTCAATTAAATGGGATTACAAAAGAAATACACTGCAACTAACTAAAGTGATGCCGAGTATGACGTATGGACAATTATGATACCTCTGCACCGCCAGTAATCAAGAGTAAACAATTCAACTGAGGTGAGTTCGACATGAAAACAATCTAATGGGAAGTTGTTGTCTTGTATGTCCATATGCGCTTGTGTTGCTGTGTATGTGCGATGTGTAGATTCTTGCTGAAGAGAACATTTTTGCCTCACTTATTCActgtttggggaaaaaaaactttaactGGAGAATGCATTATGTCAATAAGTGGTCCTCACAAATGAGTataaacattgtgtgtgtgtgtgtgtgtgtgtgtgtgtgtgtttgggtatTGAACTCCACTCCTCAAAAGCCCAGTATGCAATGAATCCAGCCCACGCTGTTTCCCGTTACCATGGAAACTATTGCCCAGTGCTAAAAGCAGTTCTattctgtgcagtgtgtgtgtgtgtgtgtgtgtgtgtgtcggaagGATGACAAACATCTCACACAACAGGTTTACTGGATCTGAACAGATACTGACGTGCGTTGTGATTCATGAGGATGCTTTAAGGACAAATTTACACTAATTTACTGCTGGATCCAGATTCCtgactcccctcctcctcctcctcctcctcctccctgagtCACCGCTTGTTTACGTCTGTGTACCTGTGCTAtacctttctccctctcctttaaccctttctccctctctcttttcatcACTATATATTTTCCCCTGTCTTTTTTCTCTAAGATGGCCGTCAGCCCTATCCTCATCTGCCTCCTGTCACTGATTGGCTATGGCTCTTCccacccttctcctcctcctcggggATGCAGTGTGGATGTGGACCCCCCTTACAGGGTGCTCTGCGACCTGGAGGCAGTGTGGGGCGTGGTTCTAGAGGCCGTGGCCTGCAGCGGCGGCCTCGCCTCTCTGGTCCTCGCCGTGCTCCTGCTAGTTAAGCTGCCCTCCATTTCCGACCCTGCCAGGCGCTCCGGCCTGGggcctctgctcctgctgctgggcACGCTCCTTGGAATTTTTATCATCTCTCTTGCTTTCCTCGTGGGGAAGAACCAGGCACTCTGTGTGGTTCGCCGAGCCTTCTGGGGACCCCTTTTTGCCCTCTGCTTTTCCAGCTTGTTAGTGCAGGGTGTGAGGCTCAGGAGGCTGGTGGCAGGGAAGAGCAGCCCATCGGGCAGCACGCTGGCAGCCCTGGGTCTGGCCTTGGCCTTGGTTCAGGGGATAATCTCTGCTGAATGGGTCCTGCTGACTGTAGTTAGAGAGGGTCACCCGGCCTGCGAGTATCCACCTTTGGACTTTGCCCTGACTTGCAGCTACACTCTGGGGCTGCTCCTCATAGCCATGGGTCTCTCTCTGGGGGTGGTGCTGTGCGGAGGAGAGTTGGTAGGAGAAGGAGGGAGTAGtgaagaagacagagaaggagacagtGAAAAAAGGAGATGGAAGTGTAATGCCGTCTGGCTCTTTCTTTCCAGTCTTGCATCTGCATTGCTCTGGGTGGCCTGGCTGGGGTTTTACCTTTACGGCAGCCAAGCATTGCGGGGTAAGGGCAACAGAGAAaaaggaggcggaggaggaaagagagataTGAAAGGGCTGGATGAGCCTGCACTGGCTGTGGCTTTGGTCATTCAAGGCTGGATCCTGCTGCTGTTCCACGCCATCCCAGAGGCGCACCTGTGTCTCCGGAAAAATCCAGAATCCAATACACAAGATTTCTATGACACCGGTCACACGGCTACTCCTCCACATTTTGGGGATGAGCTTCCTGCACACTCTCACCGACCCTTCCCAGAAAACCAGGCCTTTTCCGTGGAGGAGCACAGTGCAAGTAGGCCTACCTAATGTCTGTATGTCATGTCATTATAGCAGGAGGCATTatagaggattttttttcttttcctcaaaAAATCAACTTTCGACCTACATTCAATGATGCTGTCAGCGGGTCAAATGTCATACTTTGTTAGACTGAGTACAAAATGGCTTTGGCATTTAAGAGTTTTACAGTAAGTAATCAGACccctgttgctaggcaactgaCAACAAAAATGGACAGTAATAAATGACATaaatcaaacaacaaaaacaaatctatACTGTGATCAGCAGTGATGAGGAGCCACAGTGGTCCTTCCAATGAAATTACAATTTGATcaatcaattaaaaacaaatttagCTAGACTAATCTGCAAAAAGTCAAACCATAAAACAATTAAGCAATAAATCTTGGACTAcagattattttaatatttaacttACATAATGTGACCACTGTATTGCCAGGAGCACCAAGTAGGCCTGTTTACAGCCAGTGTGGATGAGTTATAGCCACTATGCAGAATCCAAAATCCAATTAATCCCCATAAAATGCCTGATTATCCAACAAGCTTTTCTACAGGGAGCATTGTGACTCATTTCACTTTCACTGCTCTCCACACTTATTCGAAGCCAGATGCACAGATGAGGAGCTAAACCTCGATGAGGCAGGATAAACACAGCGCGAAGGCGGTGGcggcaaagaaaaacaacatacagACTTCAGGATGTGAATGATATTTGTTGGCCATGCAGTGCAGAACTGATTATACACAAATTCACTTTGTGAAAGTGCAGGTAGAGGGTTAAGGCTGCTGCTATTAGCCATAATGGATGATGTGGTGTAATCCATGTTTAATACATTAAAATTACAGGCTTATACACAACAGTTATTAAAGTTTGGTGAGTCACAGCCGAGCTAGATAAAAACCACGGCTCAATAAAAAAACCCTACAATTATGACAACAGGCAGCACCCGCCAGCTGGCTTTAATTAAGGTTATGAAGACTTAATCTATTATAACACATGTAAAAGCTCAGATCTGATAAAAAACTTTTAACGGTTTAAAACACTAAAAGATTGCTGTACAtgctgaaatgtttgtttttcactgttAGCTCATCTCCACAGTGATGTTGTTGCTCAACACAGAGACATGggactctgctgtgtttgtgctgcggCCACTGTAATTATTTCAGCCAATATGAACACTGGGCTACTGATGTGCAAAAAAAGGCTATTAGCGACTTAAAAAAAATTGACTCAAATGTTTTAAATTCATTCAAAATGAATTGTTTCGAGCAGCAGATTGTGCCGGCTGCTGCAGGTATTCTAACCCACGTCTATGGTCACAGACTTTTAAGTAGTTTAGTTTTAAATTGACAGGATGATTCACCATGGAGTCATAAGCTGCTTCCACAACACAGGCTCTGCTATAGCACTGCTAAGAAGATTGCCTCATTATGCTGCCTTTACCGATCCTGTATGAATTGTGCCATAAATTAAACATATTGACAGCAAAGTGGCCGTACATTTGTAACAACAGACAAACAATCATTTGCTAAAGGGATATCACCATGACCTTGTAGAGCAGCATGACCAGCTCTtatgaaaacaacaaactcCCTTTTTTACATCAGAAAAAGAATTAAACGGGTTACAAACAAGGTCAAACGTTGTCCTCCAAAAAGGCGGGAGACCAGACTTCATGTACAAAAGAGCACCACTTAAGGTAGTTCTTTCATTAAACAGTGAATCAACAAACACAATATCCAGATGTCCTAAAAAGGGGTCTAATCAGCCATAATCAACCAGTGTGGGTGTCCATTGGGCATGAGGTTGATCACGGTTCTCAGTGGTCCAGGTTATTTTCATTCATAAGGTTGAAGCGAGGTTGcccctccaagcagcttcatcagttctaactgttctGGTGGAGAAagaggtttatatgtggtgcaggacctcagtgggtggatgtCATGATGACAGCTGTTGCAAACGGCTCAATACTTACCTGTGTTTGTTATTCTGACTGTGTGTTGAGGGTGTATTCTGACTAACGACTGGCTAAGAACTGTAAGGACTGCAGGGAAGCTGTGGTGGTGGGATTGTGGTGGGGTTAACAACCCACTGTTTTCATTGGACAAGTAGACATGGGGGGAAACTTCCTAGGGGTGGATGTTAGCACCACATTATATCAAAGTCACAAAAAGAAGACACCTAACCAACACTAGAGAGGACAGCAGCCTGCATACAAAGAGCCTCAACAGACAGCCAATATAACCAACATGTAAATATTGGGGCATGAGATCCACCCACTGTCCTCTATAAACCTGCATTCACCACAagaacagttagaactgatgaagtccCCGTGCCTCACTTCAAGCTTGTGATTTaggcattaaaggtagggtaggagattttgaaaactcagtgagagtcagccagattttgaaagtaaacacacacctctttctctctgagctcaccccgaagccacgcctcccaaccagtctgtgacttcggccatcatgcatgtacctctctgcgCAGGTGTGcctcggaggattggctgatgtttttagtgttttttagcttccacagatgattaatattcttcgttttaaagcgaaactgccgaactaattggttgctatcagattgtaaagagaagttacactaatttaacaaaaagcgcatcagaatgaaatctcctaccctacctttaagggtcTTAAAGTTAGGGAGTACGtttatgtaacttctctttGTCATTCTTGGTGTGTCAGCTCTTCAAACTGGAACATACCACAGCAGCCATGGCAGCATGCGTCCAGGCATTGCCTTCAGAGGACATGTCTACCAACCCACTGAGATGGCCTTGGTCATGAACGGTGGTACAGTAAGTATGGCAGAAACTCTCCGTCACTGAAAAATTAACTTGCTTTCTCACTGCTTATGTATCTCTTGTAGATGCCCACGGCCCCCATTAATTACACTGGACGTCGGTTATGGTAACATGGGTGGAAACTACAGAAGAATATCCCATTGCCTAACAAGAAGGAGCAGTACATATCATATGGAATCGATTTCATGTGACGTAGAGATattacctgtgtttgtgtttctgcacacaTGTATGGATTTTAAAAACAGTATTTAATTGCTTAATTGTTCTTGATTGCCTCTGTATTGGCAGACTGGAAATGAAAACTGAAatcaaaagagagagaggagtaacAGCTTCATGCAGTGAAGCATCAGTGTTTACGGTGCATTATTGTGACCAGCACATACAGTCTTAATaacagcctgtcctcaccaggaaaacatgacgTTAGGTCCatgtttcagtccttgaaaatggaacacGTGTGCATGTTCCTCCGGCTGAATCTCTACGTGTTCATGGGTGGGGTGGGCCTTGGCATGATGATAGCCGAAATTGGCAACCGCACGACTGGAACGATtctccttgtaaaatgtgttaaatgctATGGATTTCTGATGATCTTAAATTAACCCCTTATACCCCATTTTTAATGCTGAGCCTCAAGTCATTTTTATATCAAATCCAGACACGATTATCAAAATGTACCCACACAAAACCCAACACcaggtgaaaacagaacagctcgTGGTGTCACGGGGACTCGAACGCCTCACATGTAACCCCACCTAATGTCTCCAtgtgttctgttagcataaatgcAACCGTGTGTCGCAGCTGATGGATGTCTCATcgaccaaatgtggtgttttttcgTGAGGACATGTTGCTTAACTGACATTTaaacagagtgagagagtgcTTGGAGCGATAATGTTATATATAAAACCACGTCATGTTGGAGGAGACTTTCTGAATGAGCTGCTGTTAGAGCTCAAAGGCTGACTAAATGTAGTGAATCAAACACTTTTGCCTGAGCAGTGCCGTTACTAACATCTGCTTGGTAAAACTGcactttttttgttcttctctctGGTTTCCTTCTACAACAAAACAAGCGTTTAGGATGTTTATGTAAATGGCCTGCAAATGCCCACAAAGCTCACTCTCTGTAGTTCAAGCCCCAAAGGACTCTAGTAGggctttcctccctctctctctctctctctctctctctccatcccagtgcacattttcataaattTCATATATTTCACAGAGCTTGAGCAGGATTGTAAAGGACTATCAAATAGATATAAAAGGTGAACGTTACAGtctgttttttaaacatgtttttaataagCATTTACTAAAAGCCATTTAATATTGCGATACTAATTCTGCAGTATAGGGTTTACTGTCAGAGGTTTTGCACTTTATCAGCGCTGGTTTTGTCTGGGAGACGCATGTTAAAGCAAAGTTTAAAAGTAATGTATTTTGTCAAATGTGTTCTTAGTGTTTTATAGAATTTTGATATATATGGTATATGGAAGAAAATTCAATATTCAATATTCATTTCAGTTTCAACACTGATTGTTGACAGTGAAGTCTCACCTTGATGAATGAGAGACCAGTGATGACTGACAGCTAAGAAACAGGCTTTTTTTTGGACTTTGTCAGACAGTTTCAGGGTGTTTTCATTCATCCAGGATCCAGTAAGGCTGCTGATCAATAAAGACACGATGTTTGTGATACATGCCAGTTTCTTATATATAAAGGGGCGAGAAAAGGCTTGTGAATCCTTTGGAATTACTTGTTTTTCTGCATTAACTGGTGGTGAGCATCAAACAATCTTTATGAGATCTTCATCTTAATCTTTATGATTAACACTGGCACAATGATCAAAGGAAATCTGGGCCCTTATCAGCCATGTTCTTGCAATGCCAAATTGGTTATCTTGAAGCCATCTTCTATCAAACTGTATTTGCCCAAAACTGCCCTGTAAGATAACCAGCCTTTCCTCTGCAAAAAAGACACCTTAACCTGTTTAATGATCATACCTGGTCTGATGCTCTGATACAGGATAGCCTCAACTTGGGTTAATACTGCCATCTGCTGTTTCTCGTTCTTCCTAAAGAAATTTAAATGCCTAAATGACGCTGCGCTGCAAAATTTAACACATTAGATAATCTCAAAGGATTTACTTACCTTTTCTCTGCGTTTTCTGGCATTCAGGATAACTTTATACTGTATtataaatacaaagaaaacatttgtcCATGAATTGAACTGGAGACATTTCTTCtatgatgtttttgttattgattCTAACTTCAGAATTCTAGTTGGCATCAGCTGTTCAAACAcagcaatatttaaaaaaaaacctcatatGTGACTGGTTGGTTGCGGTTTCTATCCTCCTGATTTAAATCCATAACATTTGATCCGACTGTCATCATGGTAAAGttgtgatttctttcttttttttttttgctataatAATGGAGTAAATAACTAAACTGTTAATAATTTTGCTTTTGTGTACAGGTGTGTGCTCTGATATCTGATATTGTGCAATGGAAATATAGGATTTTTATGTAATAACCCTATATAACTGATTTTTAAACGTGTACTGTAAACGTTCCAAatgtggggagaaaaaaaagcactggTATTTCTCTTTTTGAAATGCTCTTATGATGATAGCACTGTCACTGTGTTATGGCAGCGTAACATGAATGTCTGTGATGTGATTTGCACAAAGTGGCTAATACATCAGTGCACATTTTCTGTTAAAATGTTGTCTGGTCTTATTGTCCGCATCCATTAAGTTTAGCTTTGTCGGCTGGTGGTTGAGTAGCACACAGTGTTATGCAAACAAGAGACCAACAaggtggtgaaaaaaaatccctgGGGTTGCAGGTACCAGAAGGCAAGTGTGTGGGCTGCTAATATTCTTAGTTTAGCGTCCGTATTGTTTCAATTAAGAGtgtgctaatgttagctacaGCTTAGCCTAAAAGCTCATGACTAAAATGTTGTAAtgtaacacaacagaaacaacaaacatacaAGGAATACTTGTAGCCACAATGCTTACGTGCACGTGCACGTTGCTACGGACGCCTGTCTCGTCGCTACAGGAAGGAGGAAAATCGACTTCCGGGTCAAGAACGTAAGCGGGGAATCCACGTGAATGATCAAAGTGTCCAAAGTAAGTAAAGCATGCTTCAagtgtgcatttatttatattccGTGCACCCACCGCGAATGTATCTCATCGCGTTGCTGACTGAATTAGTTGTTTGGTCAGTGGTTTATAGTTTAGCTGCTGTTTAGCTCTTAGCTCGCTAGCATGTCTAGTGTCCCCTAAAACTAGCATAATGAATAAACCTGGTTTCCTCATTCTTCACGCTATGTGTTGCCGTGTTGTCTTTCTGAATGGATTGCATAGGAACTTGTTGCTAAATCTCAACTTTAGGGTCTTTTCAAAAATATCCTGTATGTGTTGGCTCAGAATGTGTGCCTTTTTATTCACTCTGTTTCAGACGGATTCCGATGAGGACATAGTGTTTGTCTCTGAAAAGCCTGCACCTACACGCTCTGGGAATTTTGTTGATCAGGTATGGATTTATTACACAGGCTATCCCATTTTAAGGAAGAATATATTATTTATGTCCAGTGTTGAGTTCAGGAATAAAAGCTAGAACAGGTTAACTGTGAGACACTGTGCCAGTTACTGCCAATCCTAAGATTTATAGTGTCATTGTTGTAATCTCCTCCAGGCTAGACTACTGCAACGCCCTCTATTctggtatcagtaaacataacattcacagactacaattaatacagaatgccgctgcaaggcttctAACTCATACAAGGAGAAGTGACCACATAATaccagttctagctgcccttcactttttttagaattgattttaagattttactgatggtttttaaagcaataaatggcctcgccccctcttatatgcaggaccttttaacccctcacgAGCCTGAACTCCGCCTGAGATCCTCTGGTAAACTCCTCCTATCAGTCCCCAAAACCTGGCTAATTACAAAAGGTGACCGCGCATTTGCTGCATATGCGCCCAAAATCTGGAACTCCCTGCCCGAGGATATCATGCGGGCAAACtcagtgtcttcttttaaatctcttcttaaaactcacttttattgtttagaGTTTTCATAAACTGGTTCATTTATctattcatttattgttttactttattgctttttaattgttttatgcTTATGCCTGGTTTTATCTTACGGGCCTATTTTTACTTGCATTTTTTATTcgtatttttatcattattttatattttattctacttttaatattttaaattgttttatgtcttattgactcaccttgtgtttatgaattttactggatggtattttaaccaaGTGCTGTtgttcctgcttggattttattgtacagcactttgaaactgagtgtttaaaaaagtgctttagaaataaagttattattgtAACTATATTGTAACTACCTATCAATCAGCAATCCTCCACTCTGTTTCATCCAGCTTTGGTGGCCAGGTTGATCCAGGCACTTCTTGCCCTCTGAAGCACAATAGAAagaataatagtaataataaagcCATTTTTGATTCCTAAAATCTTGACGCATTGATGAAATAATTGGGAAAAATACAAGCTGATCTAGGCTGCactgtggtgcagtggttagcactgtcacctTACAGCAAAAACAGTTCCTTGTTGGAACCTGCAGGCCGCCTGAGACCGTTCTGTTCCTGCCTCCCCTGACCCTGTAATGGACaagcacagtttaaaaaataGATGGATGAATACTTAGTTTTACAGCATGCttatgaatgtatttatgtgaGGTATTGGTATTAGAAAGTATTTCCTTTCAATATGCttgtgtttatatgtttttttaatataaacattttGACACAACCCCACTTGGTTCCCTTCAGGCAAAGCTGCTGGCCCTGCAACGAGACATCGATCTGCAGTCCCAGCCCAAGCAGCCAGCAAAACCTTGGGTACATGACTATTGCGCTATTATTCTCACACTTACATGGCTTTGTTTTTACCATTTAATGTCAAATACAGTCCATGTCTTTCAGTAATTGTATTTCTCTGTCCAGACAAGCGGCAGCTCTGTTGCTGTGGAGAGAGTgatggaagaagagaagagtgaAGAGACTTTtgtaaaggagaaaaaacacaagaaacaaaaaGGAGCTCTAACTGAAGACAGAAATTGTTCTGTTGAGAACAAAAATGTAACAAaggtaaaaaaagagaagaagcaaAGTCAGAAGGTTGATGTAATAGAAGAGGAGTGTCAGGAtggacatggtgaggaggaagagaagaagaaaaagaagaaaagaaaacttgTCACTGATTCTCTCATTGATGCCAATAGTTCTGAAGTCACAGATGAAGGTGtcagcaaaaagaagaagaagaagaagctgctaCCTGAGAGTGAGAAGCAAGAAGACACTGCAGAGATTTCAGTAAAGGAAGAGGAAacggtgaagaaaaaaaaggagaaaaaagtaAAATCTATACAGAGTCAAACAGAAATTATAAAGGAAGAAGAACTGCAAGATAAATATGTGCCAACGAAAGTCAAGAAGAgtaaaaacaaagttaaaatCACAGATGAGACTGAAGAGTTagctgacagaaagaaaaagaagaaaaaggaaaactcAGAAAACACCGTaccaaaaacaagaaagaaagctAAAACAGCTGAGAATGGAATCAAGGCAGAAACTGCAGAGTCTGAGTGTGTGgaggtaaaaaagaaaaagaagataaaGA
Encoded proteins:
- the gprc5bb gene encoding G protein-coupled receptor, class C, group 5, member Bb, yielding MAVSPILICLLSLIGYGSSHPSPPPRGCSVDVDPPYRVLCDLEAVWGVVLEAVACSGGLASLVLAVLLLVKLPSISDPARRSGLGPLLLLLGTLLGIFIISLAFLVGKNQALCVVRRAFWGPLFALCFSSLLVQGVRLRRLVAGKSSPSGSTLAALGLALALVQGIISAEWVLLTVVREGHPACEYPPLDFALTCSYTLGLLLIAMGLSLGVVLCGGELVGEGGSSEEDREGDSEKRRWKCNAVWLFLSSLASALLWVAWLGFYLYGSQALRGKGNREKGGGGGKRDMKGLDEPALAVALVIQGWILLLFHAIPEAHLCLRKNPESNTQDFYDTGHTATPPHFGDELPAHSHRPFPENQAFSVEEHSATLQTGTYHSSHGSMRPGIAFRGHVYQPTEMALVMNGGTMPTAPINYTGRRLW